In the genome of Solibacillus silvestris, one region contains:
- a CDS encoding superoxide dismutase has product MRVISLFVCVLLLSGCNLFQKETVPVSAPEALSAKAQMYDTKNNLIGEILFKESSKGVELTAVLNNLPPGDHGIHLHEFGKCEPPSFESAGAHFNPTKKQHGVDNPAGPHLGDLPNITVDDAGEVELNFVTADFTLEKGKENSLFDEDSTSVVIHEKADDYKTDPSGNSGARIVCGVVK; this is encoded by the coding sequence GTGCGAGTAATTAGCTTATTTGTATGTGTACTATTATTAAGCGGATGTAATTTATTTCAAAAGGAAACCGTCCCGGTAAGTGCACCAGAAGCATTATCTGCGAAGGCGCAGATGTATGATACAAAGAACAACCTAATTGGTGAAATCTTATTTAAAGAATCATCTAAAGGAGTCGAACTGACTGCTGTTTTAAATAATTTACCGCCGGGTGATCACGGAATCCATCTACATGAGTTTGGGAAGTGTGAACCTCCAAGCTTTGAATCGGCAGGTGCCCATTTCAATCCAACGAAAAAGCAGCATGGCGTCGATAATCCAGCAGGCCCACATTTAGGGGATCTTCCGAATATTACTGTGGATGATGCAGGTGAAGTGGAATTAAACTTTGTGACAGCCGATTTTACACTTGAAAAAGGGAAAGAAAATTCCCTGTTTGATGAAGATAGCACATCTGTTGTCATTCACGAAAAAGCAGACGATTATAAAACAGACCCATCAGGGAATTCGGGAGCTCGAATTGTATGTGGGGTAGTTAAGTAA
- a CDS encoding immunogenic protein — MFKSKNMLFLLVLSAFILVLAACGADDEAETSSGTETSTGTDTTDSGSEKADFGDVKFLSILTGGTQGTYYPLGGTFADLITTDTGVKTTAEVSQASAANMTALAAGDGEVAFVQTDIAYYATQGTLMFEGQKIDSVVALGALYPETVQLVTLADSGIKTFADLKGKKVSVGAPGSGTYANAEQLLEIHGLSIEDDIQAQNLDFGESTDGIQSGQIDAAFITAGYPTGAVEALNATNGVHIIPVEADKAAELIEKYPYYAVDNIPAGTYGLEAEVPAVSVGAMLAVNKDLPEDLVYAMTKAIYDNTDKIGHAKGEFIKAETGLDGIGIEVHPGAQRYFDEVK; from the coding sequence ATGTTCAAGTCTAAAAATATGCTTTTCTTATTAGTGCTAAGTGCATTCATTTTAGTTCTGGCTGCATGTGGTGCGGATGATGAGGCTGAAACATCATCAGGTACTGAAACATCAACTGGTACTGACACGACGGATTCTGGTTCTGAAAAAGCAGATTTCGGGGATGTTAAATTTTTAAGTATTTTAACAGGTGGTACGCAAGGGACTTACTATCCATTAGGAGGAACATTTGCGGATTTAATTACAACGGATACAGGGGTAAAAACAACTGCTGAGGTATCACAAGCTTCAGCTGCCAACATGACAGCTTTAGCTGCAGGTGATGGTGAAGTTGCATTCGTTCAAACTGATATTGCTTACTATGCAACTCAAGGTACTTTAATGTTTGAAGGACAAAAAATTGACTCTGTAGTAGCATTAGGTGCTTTATATCCGGAAACAGTTCAATTAGTAACATTAGCGGATTCAGGCATTAAAACATTTGCAGATTTAAAAGGTAAAAAAGTTTCTGTAGGTGCACCAGGTTCTGGTACTTATGCAAACGCTGAGCAATTATTGGAAATCCACGGATTATCAATTGAAGATGATATTCAAGCACAAAACTTAGACTTTGGTGAATCTACTGATGGTATTCAATCAGGTCAAATTGATGCAGCATTCATTACAGCTGGTTACCCAACTGGTGCTGTAGAAGCTTTAAATGCTACAAATGGTGTACACATTATTCCGGTTGAAGCAGACAAAGCAGCAGAATTAATCGAGAAATACCCTTACTATGCAGTAGATAATATTCCTGCTGGCACATATGGTTTAGAAGCAGAAGTTCCTGCTGTTTCTGTAGGTGCAATGTTAGCGGTAAATAAAGACCTGCCAGAAGATTTAGTGTATGCAATGACAAAAGCAATCTATGATAATACAGATAAAATTGGTCATGCTAAAGGCGAATTTATTAAAGCTGAAACAGGCTTAGACGGAATCGGTATTGAAGTACACCCAGGTGCACAAAGATACTTTGACGAAGTAAAGTAA
- a CDS encoding C4-dicarboxylate ABC transporter — protein MTDKKAALDPGALQESLTLEQQQELLEKYDLESNQRNPQNFMKHIIYFGLLAFTLFQVYTAIFGQFPAQIQRTVHIGFALTFVFLLFPASRKLSKRTIPFYDYILAVIAIVVGSYWVINYDRLVQSLGQLQTMDFYIGILAVIIVLEGARRAVGLPITIIAGLFLLYAFYGQYMPDFMAHRGQSLDSIVNLMFFSTDGILGTPLAVSSTFIFAFLLFGAFLVKTGVGEYFNDLAISVAGKLVGGPAKVAIFSSALQGTISGSSVANVVTSGSYTIPMMKRLGYNKNFAGAVEASASTGGQLMPPIMGAAAFLMVEFIGRGVTYWDIAKAAAIPAILYFTGIWIMTHFEAKRLGLRGLKDEEMPDRSKVFKKIYLLIPIVLIIILMMSGVPVIHAALYGIISCIIVGFINPDVKFGLKEIIDGMVDGARSALAVAAATACAGIIVGVVVKTGLGLSLANSLVKLAGGSILLTLFFVMIASLILGMGAPTTANYVITSTIAAPAIIALLAPDVPASAAPLIVVLSAHFFVFYFGIIADITPPVALAAFAASGISGGDPIRTGVNSAKLAIAAFIIPYMIVFSPALLMIDVTIWQILWVVFTAVMGMIAIGVGIIGYWYRPVSWIERIVLLAAGLAMIYPESLSDTIGLIVFGIMFVIQYVTRNKENGSKVAIS, from the coding sequence ATGACTGACAAAAAAGCGGCTTTAGATCCTGGAGCTTTACAAGAATCACTTACTTTGGAACAGCAGCAGGAATTATTGGAAAAATACGATTTGGAATCGAATCAGCGTAACCCTCAAAATTTCATGAAGCATATTATCTATTTTGGTTTGCTTGCATTTACACTTTTTCAAGTATACACGGCAATTTTCGGACAGTTTCCAGCGCAAATCCAGCGTACGGTTCACATTGGATTTGCACTGACGTTTGTGTTTCTATTATTCCCGGCAAGCCGTAAGCTATCAAAACGGACAATTCCGTTTTATGACTATATTTTGGCTGTTATTGCTATTGTTGTAGGGAGTTATTGGGTAATCAATTATGACAGGCTTGTTCAAAGTTTAGGTCAACTTCAAACAATGGATTTCTATATCGGAATTCTGGCGGTAATTATCGTATTGGAAGGTGCCCGTAGAGCGGTCGGATTGCCAATCACAATAATTGCGGGGCTGTTTTTACTTTACGCATTTTATGGTCAGTACATGCCGGACTTTATGGCACACCGCGGGCAAAGCTTGGATAGTATTGTGAACTTAATGTTCTTCTCGACAGACGGGATTTTAGGGACACCACTAGCAGTATCTTCTACGTTTATTTTCGCGTTCTTATTATTTGGAGCGTTCCTTGTCAAAACAGGGGTAGGGGAATACTTCAATGATTTAGCGATTTCGGTTGCCGGAAAATTAGTAGGTGGTCCTGCCAAAGTAGCGATTTTCTCATCTGCTTTACAAGGCACAATTTCAGGAAGTTCTGTAGCGAACGTAGTAACTTCCGGATCATATACAATTCCGATGATGAAACGTCTCGGCTACAATAAAAACTTTGCTGGTGCAGTAGAAGCATCGGCATCAACAGGTGGTCAGTTAATGCCGCCGATTATGGGTGCTGCAGCATTCTTAATGGTTGAGTTTATCGGTCGCGGTGTTACGTATTGGGATATTGCCAAGGCAGCTGCCATTCCGGCAATTTTATACTTTACAGGTATTTGGATCATGACACACTTTGAAGCGAAGCGTCTAGGATTACGTGGCTTAAAAGATGAAGAGATGCCAGATCGCAGTAAAGTATTCAAGAAAATCTATTTACTTATTCCAATTGTATTGATTATCATCCTCATGATGTCAGGTGTACCGGTAATTCATGCGGCGCTATACGGTATTATCTCCTGTATCATCGTCGGGTTTATTAATCCGGATGTGAAATTCGGTCTTAAAGAAATTATCGATGGTATGGTTGATGGTGCACGTTCGGCATTAGCAGTAGCTGCTGCAACAGCTTGTGCGGGTATTATCGTCGGTGTTGTTGTAAAGACAGGTCTAGGGCTTTCTCTAGCAAACAGCTTAGTAAAATTAGCAGGTGGCAGTATTCTCCTTACATTATTCTTTGTAATGATTGCTTCGTTAATTTTAGGTATGGGTGCACCGACAACGGCAAACTATGTTATTACATCAACGATTGCTGCACCGGCTATCATTGCATTACTTGCACCGGATGTACCGGCAAGTGCAGCTCCACTGATTGTAGTTCTATCAGCACACTTCTTCGTGTTCTATTTCGGTATTATTGCGGATATTACACCACCTGTAGCGCTCGCCGCCTTTGCAGCATCCGGTATTTCAGGAGGAGATCCGATTCGTACTGGTGTGAACTCCGCGAAGCTTGCTATCGCGGCATTCATTATTCCATATATGATTGTCTTCTCACCGGCATTGCTTATGATTGATGTAACGATCTGGCAAATCTTATGGGTAGTGTTTACTGCAGTCATGGGTATGATTGCAATAGGTGTCGGAATTATTGGCTACTGGTATCGCCCTGTGAGCTGGATTGAACGCATTGTTTTATTGGCAGCAGGTTTAGCGATGATTTATCCTGAATCATTATCGGATACAATTGGACTTATTGTATTTGGAATTATGTTCGTGATTCAATACGTTACTAGAAATAAAGAAAACGGTTCAAAAGTGGCCATTTCATAA
- a CDS encoding amidohydrolase produces MLAVNSTEQMIFDWFQYFHANPEVSWKEIKTTAKLAEILDDMGVSYKKFNDVTGLVAEIGKGEETIAVRADIDALWQEVDGVMQANHSCGHDANISIVLGALYALKNEPLKKKIRFIFQPAEETGGGALAMIDRGVMEDVTHLFGVHLRPMEELPLGKVSPAIYHGAAAFLTGTITGIDAHGARPHQGKNAIDVVVAIQQMLKNIHVDPFEVYSAKITKIVADGGSVNIIPGNATFSIDVRAQKNEVLAQVQRDVDKGLKQIAEMFDTGVAWDWMDVTPGAEVSSEAAAIAERSIVEALGEQSLAPAVMTPGSDDFHFYTIKNTELKATMIGVGADLGPGLHHPKMTFDAKALLDGAKVIATTLKNSAMK; encoded by the coding sequence ATGTTAGCGGTTAATTCTACGGAACAAATGATTTTTGATTGGTTTCAATATTTCCATGCAAACCCTGAAGTAAGCTGGAAAGAGATAAAAACAACAGCAAAATTAGCAGAAATTTTAGATGATATGGGCGTAAGCTATAAAAAATTTAACGATGTGACTGGCCTTGTCGCGGAAATCGGAAAAGGCGAAGAAACAATTGCGGTTCGCGCGGATATTGATGCACTATGGCAGGAAGTGGATGGCGTTATGCAGGCAAATCACTCTTGTGGACATGATGCAAATATATCAATTGTTTTAGGTGCGCTCTATGCATTAAAGAATGAACCTTTGAAAAAGAAAATCCGATTTATTTTTCAACCGGCTGAAGAAACAGGTGGCGGAGCATTGGCGATGATTGATCGCGGTGTAATGGAAGATGTTACCCATTTATTCGGTGTTCATTTACGTCCTATGGAAGAGCTGCCATTAGGGAAAGTATCACCTGCAATCTATCATGGTGCTGCAGCATTCTTAACTGGGACAATTACTGGCATTGATGCACATGGCGCTCGTCCGCACCAGGGGAAAAATGCAATTGATGTCGTCGTAGCGATTCAGCAAATGCTGAAAAATATTCATGTCGATCCATTTGAAGTATACTCTGCGAAGATAACAAAAATTGTAGCAGATGGTGGAAGCGTCAATATTATTCCGGGTAATGCGACCTTCTCGATCGATGTGCGTGCACAGAAAAATGAAGTCTTGGCGCAAGTACAACGTGATGTTGATAAAGGCTTGAAACAAATTGCGGAGATGTTCGATACTGGGGTGGCATGGGATTGGATGGATGTTACACCAGGTGCGGAAGTATCATCCGAAGCGGCTGCAATTGCAGAACGCTCGATTGTTGAAGCACTTGGAGAGCAAAGTTTAGCACCGGCAGTAATGACACCGGGAAGTGATGACTTCCATTTCTATACGATCAAAAATACTGAGTTAAAGGCAACGATGATCGGCGTTGGTGCAGATCTTGGTCCTGGACTCCATCATCCGAAAATGACCTTTGATGCAAAGGCATTGCTTGATGGCGCAAAAGTAATAGCAACAACATTGAAAAACAGTGCAATGAAATAA
- a CDS encoding Fe-S oxidoreductase, whose amino-acid sequence MPALSYDQVRQLNSYSIFTEEPDRPLFTLANLHKDFYLTDFRNLMMGITNAATEAAAISHFGRRYGMFVAMQFYMLTTYDEVWDGKPEDLRFAIVQEFGIHTLGMYINPNDFRYVEDDERERVMTDILYKTSIVIGQLRKTTSISPLTLWENIFGYMLWHFHTLLENPALADRAFEDLDMLEDKNVWRYFSDKSLFLNYTGGKSPSALINQPVRKSCCFSKDIPGLIACGFCPMK is encoded by the coding sequence ATGCCTGCACTTTCTTATGATCAAGTACGACAATTAAATTCCTATAGTATTTTTACCGAAGAACCTGACCGTCCATTATTTACATTGGCGAATCTACATAAAGACTTCTATTTGACGGATTTCCGCAATTTAATGATGGGCATTACAAATGCTGCTACAGAAGCTGCAGCCATTTCCCACTTCGGACGTCGCTACGGCATGTTTGTCGCAATGCAGTTTTATATGCTGACTACGTATGATGAAGTTTGGGACGGCAAGCCGGAAGATCTGCGCTTTGCTATTGTACAGGAGTTCGGCATTCATACACTCGGGATGTATATAAATCCAAATGATTTCCGCTATGTGGAAGATGATGAGCGCGAACGAGTGATGACGGACATTTTATACAAGACATCGATCGTCATTGGCCAGTTGCGTAAAACAACGTCCATTTCGCCGCTTACTTTATGGGAAAATATTTTCGGATACATGCTTTGGCACTTCCATACATTACTCGAAAATCCGGCATTGGCTGACCGCGCTTTCGAGGACTTGGACATGCTTGAAGATAAAAATGTTTGGCGCTACTTCTCGGACAAATCGCTGTTTTTAAATTATACAGGTGGAAAAAGCCCTTCCGCCCTCATCAATCAGCCTGTCCGCAAAAGCTGCTGTTTTTCAAAAGACATCCCCGGCTTAATAGCTTGCGGATTTTGCCCGATGAAATAA
- a CDS encoding RNA polymerase subunit sigma-70 yields MREFDAIVDEHTRYLVRIAYLYVKNWATAEDIVQEVFVTYFQKSDQFRNEASLKTYLTKMTANRAKDYLRSWKHKKDVVFETIFAQTKGTDEEVIQKEHLASLEQKLFQLPLKYREPLILFYYDEQSIADIAQYLQLNENTVKTRLRRAKQQLKEFFSEEGLEE; encoded by the coding sequence ATGAGAGAATTTGATGCAATTGTTGATGAGCACACGCGTTATTTAGTACGCATCGCTTATTTGTACGTTAAAAATTGGGCTACCGCCGAGGACATCGTACAGGAAGTATTTGTAACATACTTTCAGAAGAGCGACCAGTTTCGCAATGAGGCGTCATTGAAAACGTATTTAACAAAAATGACAGCAAATCGTGCAAAAGATTATTTACGCTCATGGAAGCATAAAAAGGATGTCGTTTTTGAGACGATTTTTGCTCAAACAAAAGGTACGGACGAAGAAGTTATACAAAAAGAGCATCTTGCATCACTTGAACAGAAGTTATTCCAGCTACCACTGAAATATCGTGAGCCGCTCATTTTATTTTATTATGACGAACAGTCCATTGCCGATATTGCACAGTATTTACAGCTGAATGAAAATACGGTGAAAACACGTTTACGTCGAGCGAAGCAACAATTGAAAGAGTTTTTTAGCGAAGAGGGATTGGAGGAATGA
- a CDS encoding signal peptidase I — MDPFKKQLDEMMGDTRLQESRIKQRVKSELTPTPRKQKRSWHVQLVTAAVAAVAVFLFMTAVPFTQNSGNEGRGAPYDPLDDLAEIATLQKKKQLSTIDYDSFAQLPVLEQLSDLQYVDKETFTLAGKKGLYHTVIERQENLFDEAVYEAGDVVRTMTNTSSHLPIYENAYYEVVAVPGDRVVLQDGKLTVNGKPVRSELKELYEENGNTIAGGYDQLLNAREYFLVNHFPAENTMQAGTITAVHKIYGEVVALAEQSTTASIYFGLENDYSPEQYFDLYLYDQIFGDGSISERLTASDIPFPHSNRLGELFLEASYRNVTYLSESEVEIRYQYDRESVGEYVFKMYKDPTGIWQWGM; from the coding sequence ATGGATCCATTTAAAAAACAACTGGATGAAATGATGGGTGATACACGCTTGCAGGAAAGTCGTATTAAGCAGCGTGTGAAATCCGAATTGACTCCGACCCCCCGAAAACAGAAACGTTCATGGCATGTTCAATTAGTGACGGCAGCTGTTGCAGCAGTTGCGGTATTCCTATTTATGACGGCCGTTCCTTTTACGCAAAATTCGGGGAATGAAGGACGGGGTGCTCCTTATGACCCGCTTGATGATTTAGCGGAAATTGCTACTCTTCAAAAAAAGAAGCAATTATCAACAATCGATTATGATTCCTTTGCACAGCTACCAGTGCTGGAACAATTATCGGATTTACAGTATGTAGATAAAGAAACCTTTACACTTGCAGGGAAAAAGGGACTTTACCATACAGTGATAGAACGTCAGGAAAATTTATTTGATGAAGCTGTATATGAAGCAGGCGATGTTGTACGAACGATGACAAATACGAGCAGTCATTTACCAATTTACGAAAACGCCTATTATGAAGTAGTCGCTGTTCCAGGAGACCGTGTCGTTTTGCAGGACGGCAAGCTAACGGTAAATGGGAAGCCTGTAAGATCGGAATTAAAAGAATTGTATGAGGAAAACGGCAATACGATTGCAGGAGGCTACGATCAATTATTAAATGCGCGTGAATACTTTTTGGTGAATCATTTCCCGGCAGAAAATACAATGCAGGCGGGAACAATTACCGCTGTGCATAAAATTTACGGGGAAGTCGTAGCATTGGCAGAGCAAAGTACAACAGCATCAATTTATTTTGGTTTAGAAAACGACTATTCACCAGAACAATATTTTGATCTTTATTTGTATGATCAGATTTTTGGAGATGGGTCAATTAGTGAAAGGTTAACTGCTAGTGACATTCCATTTCCGCATTCGAACCGTTTAGGTGAACTGTTTTTGGAAGCATCTTACCGAAATGTTACGTATTTATCCGAATCGGAAGTGGAAATACGCTACCAGTATGACCGTGAATCTGTTGGGGAATATGTATTCAAAATGTATAAAGATCCGACCGGCATTTGGCAGTGGGGAATGTAG
- a CDS encoding peptidase T (catalyzes the release of the N-terminal amino acid from a tripeptide) translates to MKEKVIERLVRYAKIDTQSDFNSDTTPSTMKQFDLLHVLKDELAAIGLTDITLDENGYLFATLESNTDKDVPTLGFLAHVDTTSDYTGTNVQPQRIDNYDGEAITLNNGLVMAPDYFPNLKNYVGQTLITTDGNTLLGADDKAGIAEIMTAMEYLVKNPEIKHGKIRVAFTPDEEIGRGPHKFDVEKFGADYAYTMDGGPLGELQFESFNAAGVKVTTRGTNIHPGSAKNKMVNSITMAIEFQNEMPKDAVPEKTDGYEGFIHLMHFNGGIEETTMSYIIRDHDRAKFEEKKAYMAKVGKELQEKYGEEAITVAIEDQYYNMGEKIEPVMEIVDIVKEAFSKFNITPIVEPIRGGTDGSQLSYMGLPTPNIFAGGENMHGKYEFVSAETMEKATEVIIEIVQLFEKR, encoded by the coding sequence ATGAAAGAGAAAGTAATTGAACGTTTAGTACGCTATGCAAAAATTGATACACAATCAGATTTCAACTCTGACACAACCCCTTCTACAATGAAGCAATTCGATTTATTACATGTATTAAAAGATGAATTGGCAGCAATCGGTTTAACAGACATTACACTTGACGAAAACGGCTACCTTTTTGCAACACTTGAATCGAATACAGACAAAGACGTACCGACACTTGGCTTTTTAGCGCATGTTGATACAACATCGGATTACACAGGAACAAATGTTCAGCCTCAGCGCATCGACAACTATGACGGTGAAGCGATTACATTAAATAATGGGTTAGTAATGGCACCGGACTACTTCCCGAACTTAAAGAACTATGTTGGCCAAACGTTAATCACAACAGATGGCAATACATTGCTTGGTGCGGATGACAAAGCCGGCATCGCTGAAATTATGACTGCGATGGAATACTTAGTGAAAAATCCGGAAATCAAGCACGGAAAAATCCGTGTAGCATTTACACCGGACGAAGAGATCGGGCGCGGTCCACACAAATTTGACGTCGAAAAATTCGGTGCGGATTATGCATACACGATGGATGGAGGTCCGCTTGGTGAATTACAATTTGAAAGCTTTAATGCAGCTGGCGTAAAAGTAACGACACGCGGTACGAATATCCACCCGGGTTCGGCGAAAAATAAAATGGTGAACTCGATTACAATGGCAATTGAATTCCAAAACGAAATGCCTAAAGATGCAGTTCCTGAAAAAACGGACGGCTATGAAGGCTTTATCCACTTAATGCATTTCAACGGCGGCATTGAAGAAACAACAATGTCTTACATTATCCGTGACCATGACCGCGCTAAATTCGAAGAGAAAAAAGCGTATATGGCAAAGGTCGGCAAAGAGTTACAGGAGAAATACGGTGAGGAAGCAATTACAGTAGCGATTGAGGATCAATACTATAATATGGGCGAAAAAATCGAGCCTGTCATGGAAATCGTCGATATTGTAAAAGAAGCGTTTTCTAAGTTTAATATCACACCGATTGTTGAGCCAATTCGCGGCGGTACTGATGGTTCCCAGCTTTCATACATGGGCTTGCCAACACCGAATATATTTGCAGGCGGCGAAAATATGCACGGTAAATATGAGTTTGTATCAGCTGAAACGATGGAAAAAGCGACGGAAGTCATTATTGAAATCGTTCAGTTATTTGAAAAACGTTAA
- a CDS encoding NADPH-dependent oxidoreductase → MNTKELLRSHTSVRKYTGEEISKETVIDLIETAQMAASSHFVQAYSVIWVTDEEKKTKLGELSKNEFQFKTAGASFLFCVDFKRLQVAGQKHGVDISADTAENVLVGVADVALFAQNFVIAAESMGYGICYIGGARTNPKEISELFNLPEYVFPLFAMTIGTPTKRNETKPRLPVAAVLHENGYDLDQYDTLLDEYDGIMEDYYSSRSSNQKTATWTKQMADYLVEQNRPHMKEFLASQGFTWK, encoded by the coding sequence GTGAATACAAAAGAATTATTACGCAGTCACACATCTGTTCGCAAATATACAGGTGAGGAAATTTCAAAAGAAACTGTCATCGATTTAATCGAAACAGCACAAATGGCGGCAAGCTCGCATTTTGTGCAGGCATACAGTGTTATCTGGGTAACGGATGAAGAAAAGAAAACTAAGCTGGGTGAACTGTCTAAAAACGAATTCCAATTCAAAACAGCTGGTGCCTCTTTCTTGTTTTGCGTAGATTTCAAACGTTTGCAGGTAGCTGGTCAAAAGCACGGAGTCGATATTTCTGCTGACACGGCTGAAAACGTGCTTGTAGGTGTAGCAGATGTTGCATTGTTTGCCCAAAACTTTGTTATTGCAGCTGAATCAATGGGTTACGGCATTTGCTATATTGGCGGTGCCCGTACAAATCCTAAGGAAATTAGCGAGCTTTTCAATTTACCGGAATATGTTTTCCCGCTATTTGCGATGACGATTGGTACACCGACAAAACGCAATGAAACAAAACCACGTTTACCAGTAGCTGCAGTATTGCATGAAAATGGCTATGATCTTGATCAATACGATACGCTTCTAGATGAGTATGATGGAATTATGGAAGACTATTACAGCAGCCGATCTTCAAATCAAAAGACGGCAACATGGACGAAGCAAATGGCTGATTACTTAGTAGAACAAAATCGTCCACATATGAAAGAGTTTCTCGCTTCACAAGGTTTCACTTGGAAGTAG
- a CDS encoding O-acetylhomoserine aminocarboxypropyltransferase (catalyzes the formation of L-methionine and acetate from O-acetyl-L-homoserine and methanethiol): MTNLRPETLLLHGGQKPDPETGAIAVPVYRTTAYAFNDTAHAQRLFALQETGNIYSRIMNPTVGAFEERVALLEGGTAAVGLSSGAAAVAFSILNVAGAGDEIVAAGSLYGGTYNLFATTLPRYGITVKFVDESNPENFQAAITDKTKAIFAEIIGNPSLKVLDIEAVANIAHDNGLPLLIDSTFASPYGSNPIEFGADVVIHSATKWIGGHGTTIGGIVVDAGKFDWTQGRHPGFTEPDTSYHGLRYGIDTAGAAFATKLRVQLLRDFGPTLSADAAFNFLQGLETLHLRIVRHNENTQKVAEYLRNHPFVEYVNYNGFEDFATHDLAKKYLKNGFGSIITFGIKGGREAGRQVIDNVELFSHVANVGDARSLIIHPASTTHQQLSAEELKTAGVSEELIRLSIGLEAAEDIIADLEQALAKVAAEVGVETNA, from the coding sequence ATGACAAATTTAAGACCAGAAACATTATTATTACACGGGGGTCAAAAGCCAGACCCGGAAACAGGAGCAATTGCAGTTCCGGTTTACCGTACAACGGCCTATGCATTTAATGACACAGCTCATGCGCAACGTCTATTTGCATTACAGGAAACAGGCAATATTTATTCAAGAATTATGAACCCGACAGTCGGGGCATTTGAAGAACGGGTTGCTTTATTAGAAGGGGGCACAGCTGCAGTAGGGCTTTCATCTGGCGCAGCAGCAGTAGCATTTTCTATTTTAAACGTAGCCGGTGCAGGGGATGAAATTGTTGCGGCAGGTTCACTTTACGGTGGGACATATAATTTATTCGCGACAACATTGCCTCGATACGGCATTACAGTAAAATTCGTAGATGAATCAAATCCTGAAAATTTCCAAGCGGCAATCACTGATAAAACGAAGGCAATCTTCGCAGAAATTATCGGAAATCCAAGCTTGAAAGTACTGGATATTGAAGCGGTAGCAAACATCGCTCATGACAATGGTCTTCCTTTATTAATCGACAGCACATTTGCTTCCCCATATGGAAGTAATCCGATTGAATTCGGCGCGGATGTTGTCATTCATTCTGCAACAAAATGGATTGGCGGTCATGGAACGACGATCGGCGGGATTGTCGTTGATGCCGGTAAATTCGACTGGACACAAGGAAGACATCCAGGTTTTACAGAACCGGATACTTCATACCACGGTCTAAGATACGGAATTGACACAGCAGGCGCTGCATTTGCGACAAAGCTTCGTGTTCAACTATTGCGTGATTTTGGTCCAACATTATCTGCTGACGCGGCATTTAATTTCCTGCAAGGACTTGAAACGCTTCATTTGCGTATTGTCCGACACAATGAAAATACACAGAAAGTTGCCGAGTATTTAAGAAACCACCCATTTGTGGAGTACGTGAATTACAACGGCTTTGAAGATTTTGCGACACATGATTTAGCGAAAAAGTATTTGAAAAATGGATTCGGATCAATCATTACGTTCGGTATTAAAGGGGGACGTGAAGCTGGCCGCCAAGTAATCGATAACGTGGAATTGTTCTCACATGTAGCGAACGTTGGCGATGCCCGTTCATTAATTATTCATCCTGCGAGCACAACACACCAACAGTTATCTGCGGAAGAATTAAAAACTGCCGGCGTATCGGAAGAGCTCATTCGCTTATCGATCGGGTTAGAAGCAGCGGAAGATATTATCGCGGATTTAGAGCAGGCATTAGCGAAAGTTGCAGCGGAAGTTGGAGTAGAAACAAACGCATAA